In a genomic window of Fundidesulfovibrio soli:
- a CDS encoding acyltransferase family protein, whose product MKKDIPQLHFIRAIAMIGIFLHHLFQGIGPLRDAYAGTLLGELFVDLALGVVVFNVMTSFLLAMPYVGENPAPVPTFRSFVPRRLWRLCPHYYVAVVLVVLGNAVVYRVTNPADWLPSALYHLFFLDPLRTQSFMSNTAAYWWLGLLMQFTLAWPLILKLARRYGLPKLTIWATLIAWPLTEALKMWGRAAPGGIGDTLAFLSSFNLPSRLPEFLMGMWMAQLWKERPGRTWIVDRNLGALIFGACGLCLVWSLLGWTKPWFASLAWTLALFVGLFATPVAERLGQRAWVLWLSGASYAIYLVHQPVLSYLDVAFASFAPWLKFVALGAVGWLLSVKEGAYVDRAAAWLTATFEPKKAR is encoded by the coding sequence GTGAAGAAAGACATCCCGCAGCTGCACTTCATCCGCGCCATCGCCATGATCGGCATCTTCCTGCACCACCTCTTCCAGGGCATCGGCCCCCTGCGCGACGCCTACGCCGGGACGCTCCTGGGCGAGCTGTTCGTGGACCTGGCCCTGGGCGTGGTGGTCTTCAACGTGATGACCAGCTTCCTGCTGGCCATGCCCTACGTGGGGGAGAACCCCGCCCCGGTGCCCACGTTCAGGAGCTTCGTGCCCAGGCGGCTGTGGCGGCTGTGCCCGCACTACTACGTGGCCGTGGTGCTGGTGGTGCTGGGCAACGCGGTGGTCTACCGGGTCACCAACCCGGCGGACTGGCTGCCCTCGGCCCTGTACCACCTGTTCTTCCTGGACCCGCTGCGCACGCAGTCCTTCATGTCCAACACGGCGGCCTACTGGTGGCTGGGGCTGCTCATGCAGTTCACCCTGGCCTGGCCTCTGATCCTGAAGTTGGCCCGCCGCTACGGCCTGCCCAAGCTGACCATCTGGGCGACCCTGATCGCCTGGCCGCTCACGGAGGCGCTCAAGATGTGGGGCAGGGCGGCCCCGGGCGGCATCGGCGACACGCTGGCCTTCCTCTCCAGCTTCAACCTGCCTTCGCGCCTGCCGGAGTTCCTGATGGGCATGTGGATGGCGCAGCTGTGGAAGGAGCGCCCTGGCCGCACCTGGATCGTGGACAGGAACCTGGGCGCTTTGATTTTCGGCGCGTGCGGGCTGTGCCTGGTGTGGTCGCTGCTGGGATGGACGAAACCCTGGTTCGCCTCCCTGGCATGGACGCTGGCATTGTTTGTGGGGCTGTTCGCCACGCCCGTGGCCGAGCGCCTTGGGCAGCGGGCCTGGGTGCTGTGGCTCTCGGGCGCGTCGTACGCGATCTATCTGGTGCACCAGCCTGTTCTGAGCTACCTGGACGTGGCCTTCGCGTCGTTCGCGCCGTGGCTGAAGTTCGTGGCGCTCGGGGCGGTGGGCTGGCTGCTGAGCGTGAAGGAAGGGGCCTACGTGGACAGGGCCGCCGCATGGCTGACCGCCACGTTCGAGCCGAAGAAGGCGCGCTAG